In one window of Solanum pennellii chromosome 2, SPENNV200 DNA:
- the LOC107010275 gene encoding glutamate receptor 3.6 isoform X1 — translation MFLSRLHIFVPKFTMRLFWTLILVVLYNGCSSEGVNSTLSARPKVVNIGCMVSFNTLVGKVTKVAAEAAVEDINSNPDVLGGTKLNMITLDSNASGFLGIVEAIRFMETDTMAIVGPQSSVIAHVVSNIANELQVPLLSFAATDPSLSSLQYPFFVRTSPSDKFQMEAIAEMVEYYEWREVIAIYIDDDFGRNGIAALADQLAKRRCSISYKAAMKPGATLDDARDALVQVALRESRIMVVHTYPTKGLEIFSMARYLGMIDKGYVWIATNWLSTILDAGSPLSSDEKENLEGAITLRIHTPGSELKQKFVSRWSNLTRKAGLTGSSRMSTYALYAYDTVWLLARAINEFFNQGGKVSFSKDPRLTELNSGSMNLDSMSIFDGGKLLRDNIFKVNMTGVTGPFSFTSEKELFRPTFEVINVVGTGFRKVGYWSEYSGLSIVPPETLYSKPPNCSSSNQQLHSIIWPGQITEKPRGWVFPNNGRQLKIGVPNRASFREFVGKVPGIDSFRGYCIEVFTTAIDLLPYAVPYKLVAFGDGHNNPDDTELIRLITAGVYDAAIGDIAITTNRTKMVDFTQPYIESGLVVVAPVKEQNSNAWAFLSPFTPKMWCVTGVFFLIVGTVIWILEHRLNDDFRGPPSKQIVTVLWFSFSTLFTAQRENTVSTFGRIVLLIWLFVVLIINSSYTASLTSILTVQKLSSPITGIESLVNTKEPIGYQWGSFARNYLIQELRIDESRLVPLNLPEDYAKALKDGPSRGGVAAVVDERAYMELFLSSRCQFSILGQEFTKNGWGFAFPRDSPLAVDMSTAILKLSENGELQRIHDKWLSGIACTSQNTKLEVDRLQLKSFSGLFFLCGLACFLALLIYFVMLACQYCQYYPNSEVASESSRSGRLQTFLSFADEKEESVRSRSKRRQLEVTSVRSIDQDASVNGSRTDRSEIYSNRVVSFGESV, via the exons ATGTTCT TGTCAAGATTGCACATTTTTGTACCCAAGTTCACTATGAGACTATTTTGGACACTAATTTTAGTAGTTCTCTACAATGGGTGTTCTTCAGAGGGGGTTAATTCAACTCTTTCTGCAAGGCCTAAAGTTGTGAACATTGGGTGTATGGTGTCTTTCAATACACTTGTTGGGAAAGTTACTAAAGTTGCTGCGGAAGCTGCCGTTGAGGATATAAATTCCAATCCAGATGTTCTTGGAGGAACTAAACTGAATATGATAACATTGGACAGTAATGCCAGTGGATTTCTTGGAATAGTTGAGG CTATCCGTTTCATGGAGACGGATACTATGGCAATTGTTGGCCCCCAATCTTCTGTTATAGCTCATGTGGTATCAAACATTGCGAATGAGCTGCAGGTCCCTCTATTATCATTTGCAGCCACAGATCCCTCTCTTTCTTCGCTTCAGTACCCGTTTTTTGTTAGAACTTCACCAAGTGATAAGTTTCAGATGGAAGCTATAGCTGAAATGGTTGAGTACTATGAATGGAGGGAGGTGATTGctatatatattgatgatgattttgGAAGAAATGGTATAGCTGCATTAGCAGATCAGCTGGCCAAGAGGCGATGTTCGATCTCTTACAAAGCAGCAATGAAACCTGGAGCAACATTGGATGATGCCCGGGATGCTTTGGTTCAGGTTGCTTTGAGAGAGTCACGAATAATGGTTGTTCATACTTATCCTACAAAGGGTCTGGAGATATTCTCTATGGCACGGTATTTGGGGATGATAGATAAAGGATATGTGTGGATTGCTACAAATTGGCTCTCAACTATCCTTGACGCTGGTAGTCCCCTTTCTTCGGATGAAAAAGAGAACCTTGAAGGGGCTATTACCTTGCGTATACACACTCCAGGTTCAGAATTGAAACAGAAGTTTGTATCACGGTGGAGCAATTTGACAAGGAAGGCAGGACTTACTGGATCTTCAAGGATGTCCACTTATGCACTCTATGCTTATGACACTGTGTGGTTGCTTGCTCGTGCCATCAATGAATTCTTTAACCAGGGTGGAAAAGTTTCATTTTCTAAGGATCCAAGGCTAACTGAACTGAATAGTGGAAGTATGAATCTTGATTCTATGAGCATCTTTGATGGAGGGAAGTTATTGCGAGACAACATTTTTAAGGTTAATATGACAGGTGTAACAGGACCTTTTAGTTTCACTTCTGAAAAGGAACTCTTCCGCCCTACTTTTGAAGTCATTAATGTGGTTGGTACAGGTTTTAGGAAAGTTGGTTATTGGTCTGAATACTCTGGTTTATCAATTGTGCCTCCTGAAACACTGTACTCTAAGCCGCCAAATTGTTCCTCTTCGAATCAACAGCTACACAGTATAATCTGGCCTGGACAAATAACGGAAAAACCCCGTGGATGGGTTTTTCCAAACAATGGGAGACAACTGAAAATTGGAGTTCCTAACCGAGCTAGCTTTCGTGAATTTGTTGGAAAGGTACCAGGCATTGACTCATTCAGAGGATACTGTATTGAGGTCTTCACTACTGCCATAGACTTATTGCCTTATGCTGTCCCTTACAAGCTAGTTGCCTTTGGGGATGGTCATAACAATCCAGATGATACAGAGCTAATACGCCTAATCACAGCAGGA GTTTATGATGCAGCCATAGGTGACATAGCGATTACAACTAATCGAACAAAAATGGTTGATTTCACTCAACCATACATTGAATCTGGGTTAGTTGTAGTGGCACCAGTTAAGGAGCAGAATTCTAATGCTTGGGCTTTTCTCAGTCCATTTACTCCTAAGATGTGGTGTGTCACTggtgtttttttcttaattgtggGCACTGTAATTTGGATTTTGGAACACAGATTGAATGATGATTTTCGTGGACCTCCGAGTAAACAGATTGTCACTGTTTTATG GTTCAGCTTTTCAACTCTCTTTACTGCCCAGA GAGAAAACACTGTCAGCACCTTTGGCCGTATTGTCCTTCTTATATGGCTATTTGTGGTTTTGATAATAAACTCAAGCTATACTGCCAGTCTCACCTCAATTCTTACAGTGCAGAAACTTTCTTCCCCAATTACCGGAATTGAAAGTTTAGTAAATACAAAGGAACCCATTGGTTATCAGTGGGGTTCATTTGCCCGTAACTATCTGATTCAAGAACTTCGCATTGATGAATCTAGACTTGTTCCACTTAACCTCCCTGAAGATTATGCTAAAGCTTTAAAAGATGGTCCTAGCCGTGGTGGTGTTGCAGCAGTGGTAGATGAGCGTGCTTATATGGAGCTTTTCCTCTCATCGCGTTGCCAATTCAGTATTCTGGGTCAAGAATTCACAAAAAATGGATGGGGGTTT GCTTTCCCTAGGGATTCTCCTCTAGCAGTAGACATGTCAACAGCAATTTTGAAACTATCAGAGAATGGAGAACTTCAAAGGATCCATGATAAATGGCTTTCTGGAATAGCTTGCACTTCACAGAATACAAAGCTTGAAGTGGACAGGCTTCAGCTGAAAAGCTTCTCAGGTCTATTCTTTCTATGTGGGTTGGCATGTTTTCTGGCTCTGCTCATTTATTTTGTGATGCTAGCATGTCAATATTGCCAATACTATCCCAATTCTGAGGTAGCTAGTGAAAGTTCACGATCAGGACGACTGCAGACATTCCTTTCTTTTGCTGATGAAAAGGAAGAGTCAGTGAGGTCTCGATCCAAACGAAGGCAACTAGAGGTGACTTCAGTAAGAAGTATTGATCAAGATGCATCAGTAAATGGTTCAAGAACTGACCGTTCTGAGATATACTCGAACAGGGTTGTAAGTTTTGGAGAATCTGTATAG
- the LOC107010275 gene encoding glutamate receptor 3.6 isoform X2, whose translation MRLFWTLILVVLYNGCSSEGVNSTLSARPKVVNIGCMVSFNTLVGKVTKVAAEAAVEDINSNPDVLGGTKLNMITLDSNASGFLGIVEAIRFMETDTMAIVGPQSSVIAHVVSNIANELQVPLLSFAATDPSLSSLQYPFFVRTSPSDKFQMEAIAEMVEYYEWREVIAIYIDDDFGRNGIAALADQLAKRRCSISYKAAMKPGATLDDARDALVQVALRESRIMVVHTYPTKGLEIFSMARYLGMIDKGYVWIATNWLSTILDAGSPLSSDEKENLEGAITLRIHTPGSELKQKFVSRWSNLTRKAGLTGSSRMSTYALYAYDTVWLLARAINEFFNQGGKVSFSKDPRLTELNSGSMNLDSMSIFDGGKLLRDNIFKVNMTGVTGPFSFTSEKELFRPTFEVINVVGTGFRKVGYWSEYSGLSIVPPETLYSKPPNCSSSNQQLHSIIWPGQITEKPRGWVFPNNGRQLKIGVPNRASFREFVGKVPGIDSFRGYCIEVFTTAIDLLPYAVPYKLVAFGDGHNNPDDTELIRLITAGVYDAAIGDIAITTNRTKMVDFTQPYIESGLVVVAPVKEQNSNAWAFLSPFTPKMWCVTGVFFLIVGTVIWILEHRLNDDFRGPPSKQIVTVLWFSFSTLFTAQRENTVSTFGRIVLLIWLFVVLIINSSYTASLTSILTVQKLSSPITGIESLVNTKEPIGYQWGSFARNYLIQELRIDESRLVPLNLPEDYAKALKDGPSRGGVAAVVDERAYMELFLSSRCQFSILGQEFTKNGWGFAFPRDSPLAVDMSTAILKLSENGELQRIHDKWLSGIACTSQNTKLEVDRLQLKSFSGLFFLCGLACFLALLIYFVMLACQYCQYYPNSEVASESSRSGRLQTFLSFADEKEESVRSRSKRRQLEVTSVRSIDQDASVNGSRTDRSEIYSNRVVSFGESV comes from the exons ATGAGACTATTTTGGACACTAATTTTAGTAGTTCTCTACAATGGGTGTTCTTCAGAGGGGGTTAATTCAACTCTTTCTGCAAGGCCTAAAGTTGTGAACATTGGGTGTATGGTGTCTTTCAATACACTTGTTGGGAAAGTTACTAAAGTTGCTGCGGAAGCTGCCGTTGAGGATATAAATTCCAATCCAGATGTTCTTGGAGGAACTAAACTGAATATGATAACATTGGACAGTAATGCCAGTGGATTTCTTGGAATAGTTGAGG CTATCCGTTTCATGGAGACGGATACTATGGCAATTGTTGGCCCCCAATCTTCTGTTATAGCTCATGTGGTATCAAACATTGCGAATGAGCTGCAGGTCCCTCTATTATCATTTGCAGCCACAGATCCCTCTCTTTCTTCGCTTCAGTACCCGTTTTTTGTTAGAACTTCACCAAGTGATAAGTTTCAGATGGAAGCTATAGCTGAAATGGTTGAGTACTATGAATGGAGGGAGGTGATTGctatatatattgatgatgattttgGAAGAAATGGTATAGCTGCATTAGCAGATCAGCTGGCCAAGAGGCGATGTTCGATCTCTTACAAAGCAGCAATGAAACCTGGAGCAACATTGGATGATGCCCGGGATGCTTTGGTTCAGGTTGCTTTGAGAGAGTCACGAATAATGGTTGTTCATACTTATCCTACAAAGGGTCTGGAGATATTCTCTATGGCACGGTATTTGGGGATGATAGATAAAGGATATGTGTGGATTGCTACAAATTGGCTCTCAACTATCCTTGACGCTGGTAGTCCCCTTTCTTCGGATGAAAAAGAGAACCTTGAAGGGGCTATTACCTTGCGTATACACACTCCAGGTTCAGAATTGAAACAGAAGTTTGTATCACGGTGGAGCAATTTGACAAGGAAGGCAGGACTTACTGGATCTTCAAGGATGTCCACTTATGCACTCTATGCTTATGACACTGTGTGGTTGCTTGCTCGTGCCATCAATGAATTCTTTAACCAGGGTGGAAAAGTTTCATTTTCTAAGGATCCAAGGCTAACTGAACTGAATAGTGGAAGTATGAATCTTGATTCTATGAGCATCTTTGATGGAGGGAAGTTATTGCGAGACAACATTTTTAAGGTTAATATGACAGGTGTAACAGGACCTTTTAGTTTCACTTCTGAAAAGGAACTCTTCCGCCCTACTTTTGAAGTCATTAATGTGGTTGGTACAGGTTTTAGGAAAGTTGGTTATTGGTCTGAATACTCTGGTTTATCAATTGTGCCTCCTGAAACACTGTACTCTAAGCCGCCAAATTGTTCCTCTTCGAATCAACAGCTACACAGTATAATCTGGCCTGGACAAATAACGGAAAAACCCCGTGGATGGGTTTTTCCAAACAATGGGAGACAACTGAAAATTGGAGTTCCTAACCGAGCTAGCTTTCGTGAATTTGTTGGAAAGGTACCAGGCATTGACTCATTCAGAGGATACTGTATTGAGGTCTTCACTACTGCCATAGACTTATTGCCTTATGCTGTCCCTTACAAGCTAGTTGCCTTTGGGGATGGTCATAACAATCCAGATGATACAGAGCTAATACGCCTAATCACAGCAGGA GTTTATGATGCAGCCATAGGTGACATAGCGATTACAACTAATCGAACAAAAATGGTTGATTTCACTCAACCATACATTGAATCTGGGTTAGTTGTAGTGGCACCAGTTAAGGAGCAGAATTCTAATGCTTGGGCTTTTCTCAGTCCATTTACTCCTAAGATGTGGTGTGTCACTggtgtttttttcttaattgtggGCACTGTAATTTGGATTTTGGAACACAGATTGAATGATGATTTTCGTGGACCTCCGAGTAAACAGATTGTCACTGTTTTATG GTTCAGCTTTTCAACTCTCTTTACTGCCCAGA GAGAAAACACTGTCAGCACCTTTGGCCGTATTGTCCTTCTTATATGGCTATTTGTGGTTTTGATAATAAACTCAAGCTATACTGCCAGTCTCACCTCAATTCTTACAGTGCAGAAACTTTCTTCCCCAATTACCGGAATTGAAAGTTTAGTAAATACAAAGGAACCCATTGGTTATCAGTGGGGTTCATTTGCCCGTAACTATCTGATTCAAGAACTTCGCATTGATGAATCTAGACTTGTTCCACTTAACCTCCCTGAAGATTATGCTAAAGCTTTAAAAGATGGTCCTAGCCGTGGTGGTGTTGCAGCAGTGGTAGATGAGCGTGCTTATATGGAGCTTTTCCTCTCATCGCGTTGCCAATTCAGTATTCTGGGTCAAGAATTCACAAAAAATGGATGGGGGTTT GCTTTCCCTAGGGATTCTCCTCTAGCAGTAGACATGTCAACAGCAATTTTGAAACTATCAGAGAATGGAGAACTTCAAAGGATCCATGATAAATGGCTTTCTGGAATAGCTTGCACTTCACAGAATACAAAGCTTGAAGTGGACAGGCTTCAGCTGAAAAGCTTCTCAGGTCTATTCTTTCTATGTGGGTTGGCATGTTTTCTGGCTCTGCTCATTTATTTTGTGATGCTAGCATGTCAATATTGCCAATACTATCCCAATTCTGAGGTAGCTAGTGAAAGTTCACGATCAGGACGACTGCAGACATTCCTTTCTTTTGCTGATGAAAAGGAAGAGTCAGTGAGGTCTCGATCCAAACGAAGGCAACTAGAGGTGACTTCAGTAAGAAGTATTGATCAAGATGCATCAGTAAATGGTTCAAGAACTGACCGTTCTGAGATATACTCGAACAGGGTTGTAAGTTTTGGAGAATCTGTATAG